In the Thermus oshimai DSM 12092 genome, AGCAGGTTCTGCTTCTCCGACATCTTCTAGGACGTTGTTCACTGCTTCTGCAATTCTCAGAGAGAGGAGAGGGGGCACGGCTTCACCGATCTGGGAGCGGACCTCTGATGTCTTCCCCACAAACTGAAATGTGTCGGGGAAGCTTTGAAGCCTTGCCCGCTCACGGTTGGTAAGCCTGCTCCTGCTCCTTCGGTAATGGTAGCCCCAAGTGCCTCCACCCCCGTGAGCTACCACCGTGTAGGCAGGGAGGAGGGGGTGGAGCCTTCGGTATATGAGGCTGAACCCTCGTCCTTCTACTTCGTGTTCGGTTCCGCGGACGATTTCGTGATTTTCGCCTGGAGGAATCTGGTGCATACGGGCGAGTACAGCTGGCCTCTCCCGAGGGAGGGCGTGAGATCCGTCCGGAAAGGCGTCCGGGGGTGCTACGGTTAAAGATGTTCCTTCCCACCCCAGAAGCCGAATCGTGGCTCTATGTTCTTCTAGAGCTTGATCAAATAATGGGTCTCTAGGATCGCCCTTGTGGAGGCGGAGGTAGTCATCTACAGGGTCATTTCCGGAAAAAAGTCCATTGTATTCTGCAACAATTTCGCGGTAGATATCTCTTAGTTCAGGAAGCGTCGCACCTTCCAAAGCTTCTAAGGATGTAAGGGGGTACTTTCTGAGGGCTGGCGATCCAGCCAGGGCTTCTTCGATCGCCAAAATGTGGTCCATCCGCACAGCTAGATCTCTGCGGAATCCAATAATTATGAGCCTCTTGCGGCGCTGTGGCACGCCGTGCCAGGAAGCGTCAACCACACCTGAAAAGACGATGTGGTAGGAGGGTATTTCCCCTCTCCTGGCTTCACTGAGAAGATCTTCGGGGGGAGGAGGAGTTCGGTTGGGTTCCGCTTCATACTGCCTTATCCACTGATTTGGAAGAAGCTCCAGGTTGGTAATGTCTTCTAAGATCGCGCTTATATCTCTCCCAGAGTTGGAAGAGAGCAGGCCAGGTACGTTCTCGAAGACAAATGCTAGGGGCTTGAGAACAGCAAGATACCGTGCGAACTGAAGGTAGAGTTTTCCCCTGAGCGTTTTGATTCCTCCTCGCTCCTGCTCTACCCCTCTCATAACGGAAAAGTCTTGGCAGGGCGGCCCCCCAATTACGATAGAGGGAGTTGGAAGGCCTCCGTGCACTGCCGATTCGGAGATGTCGCAGACTGAGTAGCACCCCCTAGTTAAAAACGGCCTATCACAAACGGCAATCCCAAAGTTGGTATGGAAGGTTTCGGCCGCATCGCGCTTGATATCAAGCGCAGCTAGAACCTCAAAGCCCAAGGTGTGGAAGCC is a window encoding:
- a CDS encoding DNA cytosine methyltransferase, which produces GFHTLGFEVLAALDIKRDAAETFHTNFGIAVCDRPFLTRGCYSVCDISESAVHGGLPTPSIVIGGPPCQDFSVMRGVEQERGGIKTLRGKLYLQFARYLAVLKPLAFVFENVPGLLSSNSGRDISAILEDITNLELLPNQWIRQYEAEPNRTPPPPEDLLSEARRGEIPSYHIVFSGVVDASWHGVPQRRKRLIIIGFRRDLAVRMDHILAIEEALAGSPALRKYPLTSLEALEGATLPELRDIYREIVAEYNGLFSGNDPVDDYLRLHKGDPRDPLFDQALEEHRATIRLLGWEGTSLTVAPPDAFPDGSHALPRERPAVLARMHQIPPGENHEIVRGTEHEVEGRGFSLIYRRLHPLLPAYTVVAHGGGGTWGYHYRRSRSRLTNRERARLQSFPDTFQFVGKTSEVRSQIGEAVPPLLSLRIAEAVNNVLEDVGEAEPAP